In the Theobroma cacao cultivar B97-61/B2 chromosome 1, Criollo_cocoa_genome_V2, whole genome shotgun sequence genome, one interval contains:
- the LOC18610945 gene encoding cytochrome P450 90B1 — MPDSEHIFLFLPSFLSLILFFILIKRKQRTFNLPPGRMGWPFVGETIGYLKPYSAISVGEFMQQHISRYGNIYKSNLFGEKTIVSADAGLNKFILQNEGRLFECSYPRSIGGILGKWSMLVLVGDMHRDMRIISLNFLSNARLRTHLLREVEKHTLLVLSTWKEDCIFSAQDEAKKFTFNLMAKNIMSMDPGHPETEQLKKEYVTFMKGVVSAPLNLPGTAYRKALQSRSTILKFIERKMEERIKKTKEGKENPEEDDLLEWVLKHSNLSTEQILDLILSLLFAGHETSSVAIALAIYFLPGCPTAIQQLREEHLEIFRAKKQSGEMELNWDDYKKMKFTQCVINETLRLGNVVRFLHRKALKDVRYGGYDIPCGWKVLPVIAAVHLDPSLFDQPEHFNPWRWQQNDNTTRGTSPSSSCPSTPSASSSNYFLPFGGGPRLCAGSELAKLEMAVFIHHLVLNYQWELADVDQAFAFPFVDFPKGLPIRVQRHTSDMN; from the exons ATGCCTGACTCAGAgcatattttcttgtttcttccttctttcttaTCTCTGATTCTGTTCTTCATTCTCATCAAGAGAAAGCAAAGAACATTCAACCTTCCACCAGGCAGAATGGGTTGGCCTTTTGTGGGTGAAACAATTGGTTACTTGAAGCCTTACTCTGCTATATCAGTAGGAGAATTCATGCAGCAGCACATATCAAG GTATGGGAACATCTACAAATCAAATTTGTTTGGCGAGAAGACAATCGTCTCTGCAGATGCTGGGTTGAATAAGTTCATATTACAGAACGAAGGAAGATTATTTGAGTGCAGCTATCCGAGAAGTATCGGTGGCATTCTTGGGAAATGGTCTATGTTGGTTCTAGTTGGAGACATGCACAGAGACATGAGAATTATATCACTGAACTTCTTGAGCAACGCCAGGCTGAGGACTCATCTGTTGAGGGAAGTGGAGAAGCATACCTTACTTGTTCTGAGTACCTGGAAAGAGGATTGTATATTTTCAGCTCAGGATGAAGCAAAAAAG TTCACTTTCAATTTGATGGCAAAAAATATTATGAGCATGGATCCTGGACATCCTGAGACCGAGCAGCTCAAGAAGGAATATGTTACTTTCATGAAAGGAGTTGTTTCTGCTCCTTTAAATTTACCTGGAACTGCATATAGAAAGGCCTTACAG TCTCGATCAACTATCCTCAAATTTATTGAGAGAAAAATGGAAGAGAGGATAAAGAAAACGAAGgagggaaaagaaaatccCGAGGAAGATGATCTTCTTGAATGGGTTTTGAAGCATTCAAACCTTTCGACAGAGCAAATCCTTGACTTGATCCTGAGCTTGCTCTTCGCTGGGCATGAAACTTCATCAGTAGCCATAGCTTTAGCCATCTACTTCCTGCCGGGTTGTCCCACCGCTATTCAACAGTTGAGA gAAGAACACCTTGAAATTTTCAGAGCCAAGAAGCAGTCAGGGGAGATGGAACTGAACTGGGATGATtacaagaaaatgaaattcacACAATGC GTTATCAATGAGACGCTTAGGCTCGGAAATGTTGTCAGATTTCTTCATAGAAAGGCTCTCAAAGATGTTCGGTATGGAG GTTATGATATTCCATGTGGCTGGAAAGTGCTGCCAGTGATTGCAGCTGTGCACTTGGATCCCTCTCTTTTTGACCAGCCTGAACACTTCAATCCATGGAGATGGCAG CAAAATGATAATACTACTCGAGGGACGTCGCCTTCGTCTTCGTGCCCGTCAACGCCCAGCGCGTCGAGCAGCAATTACTTCTTGCCATTCGGGGGAGGACCACGGCTATGCGCGGGATCAGAACTGGCTAAACTCGAAATGGCGGTCTTCATCCACCATTTGGTCCTCAACTACCAATGGGAGTTAGCTGATGTGGATCAAGCCTTTGCCTTCCCTTTTGTCGACTTTCCCAAAGGCTTACCCATCAGAGTCCAGCGCCACACTTCGGATATGAATTAA
- the LOC18610947 gene encoding protein LIKE COV 3, with amino-acid sequence METREEELNLIPVAVVDNRENGDESVCSSASISSSSSKEAFYKVIRSWASKKFMTGCVILLPIAITFYITWWFIHFVDGFFSPIYKHLGINIFGLGFVTSITFIFIVGVFMSSWLGASVLGLGEWLIKKMPLISYIYSASKQISAAISPDQNSHAFKEVAIIRHPRVGEYAFGFITSTVILHGSSGSEELSCVYVPSNHLYIGDIFLISSKDIIRPNLSVREGIEIVISGGMSVPQTLTTMDAQAVHIAGLETFDKPQGNGC; translated from the exons atggagacgAGAGAAGaggaattgaatttgattccaGTAGCAGTTGTAGATAACCGTGAAAATGGAGACGAATCTGTTTGTTCATCGGCTTCGATTTCTAGTTCTTCTAGCAAAGAG GCATTTTACAAAGTCATCCGTAGCTGGGCTTCGAAGAAGTTCATGACAGGATG CGTCATTTTACTTCCTATAGCAATTACATTCTACATCACTTGGTGGTTCATTCATTTTGTGGATGGATTCTTCTCCCCAATATATAAGCATCTTGGGATCAATATCTTTG GGCTTGGATTTGTGACCTCTATCACATTTATCTTCATAGTTGGTGTGTTCATGTCCTCATGGTTGGGAGCATCTGTTCTTGGCTTGGGAGAATGGTTGATCAAGAAGATGCCCCTCATTAGCTACATTTACTCTGCTTCAAAGCAAATAAGTGCAGCAATATCGCCGG ATCAGAATTCCCACGCCTTCAAGGAAGTGGCTATCATTAGGCATCCAAGGGTCGGAGAATATGCATTCGGTTTTATCACTTCCACAGTTATTCTTCATGGGAGCTCAGGTTCAGAGGAACTTAGCTGTGTTTACGTTCCCTCCAACCACCTCTATATTGGAGACATATTTCTCATAAGCTCAAAAGATATTATAAGGCCTAACCTCTCTGTTCGAGAAGGAATTG AAATTGTCATCTCTGGTGGCATGTCCGTACCTCAGACATTGACCACAATGGATGCACAAGCCGTTCATATAGCTGGACTCGAAACTTTCGACAAGCCGCAAGGTAATGGCTGCTAA
- the LOC18610949 gene encoding uncharacterized protein LOC18610949 — MARVQVNQRSLAIMAWVVFLVLVMMSNVGNAERLLKDKRNQPVFKDNENENTRGLLVRVANFLWQGGKSSYEPVWPELEFGWKIVVGSIVGFLGAALGSVGGVGGGGIFVPMLTLIIGFDPKSSTAISKCMIMGAAGSTVYYNLRLRHPTLEMPLIDYDLALLFQPMLMLGISIGVALNVMFADWMVTVLLIILFIGTSTKALFKGIDTWKKETMMKKEAAKLESESKPADGAAQDYKPLPSGPGTLPDDDVPLLRNIYWKELSLLMYVWIGFLIVQIVKEYVPTCSVVYWIVNSLQIPIAASVTLFEAICLYKGTRVIASKGKEVTNWKIYQILLYCSCGIIAGMVGGLLGLGGGFILGPLFLELGIPPQVASATSTFAMVFSSSMSVVQYYLLNRFPVPYAAYFVLVATVAAFTGQHVVRKIIAVLGRASIIIFILALTIFISAISLGGVGIADMVEKLENEEYMGFENLCKLS, encoded by the exons ATGGCTCGAGTTCAGGTGAACCAGAGAAGCTTGGCTATCATGGCATGGGTGGTCTTTCTGGTTCTTGTCATGATGAGCAACGTGGGGAATGCAGAGAGATTATTGAAAGACAAAAGGAACCAACCAGTTTTCAAAgacaatgaaaatgaaaacacACGAGGATTGCTAGTTAGAGTTGCCAACTTCCTCTGGCAGGGTGGGAAATCTTCTTATGAACCAGTCTGGCCG GAGTTGGAGTTTGGTTGGAAAATAGTTGTAGGATCAATTGTTGGATTCCTTGGTGCAGCGTTGGGCAGTGTTGGTGGGGTTGGAGGTGGTGGAATTTTTGTTCCCATGCTCACTCTCATAATTGGTTTCGACCCCAAGTCTTCCACTGCCAtttccaagt GTATGATCATGGGTGCAGCTGGGTCAACGGTATACTATAACCTGAGACTTAGGCACCCAACATTGGAGATGCCCCTCATAGATTATGACTTGGCGTTGCTCTTTCAGCCCATGCTTATGCTTGGAATCAGCATTGGAGTTGCCCTCAATGTCATGTTCGCTGATTGGATGGTGACAGTTCTGCTTATCATCCTCTTCATTG GTACATCAACTAAAGCCTTGTTCAAAGGTATAGATACATGGAAGAAAGAGACAAtgatgaaaaag GAAGCAGCCAAGTTGGAATCAGAGTCCAAACCAGCTG ATGGAGCAGCACAAGATTATAAACCGCTACCTAGTGGCCCGGGCACCCTGCCAGATGATGAT GTTCCTCTGCTACGAAACATTTACTGGAAAGAATTATCACTGCTCATGTATGTGTGGATCGGTTTTCTTATTGTCCAGATTGTAAAG GAATATGTTCCAACTTGCTCAGTCGTGTATTGGATTGTGAACTCCTTGCAG ATACCGATTGCTGCCTCAGTGACACTCTTTGAAGCCATATGCTTATACAAAGGGACCAGGGTGATTGCATCCAAGGGAAAGGAAGTCACAAATTGGAAGATATATCAGATTCTTCTTTACTGCTCCTGTGGCATAATAGCTGGTATGGTTGGTGGGCTGCTAGGACTGGGAGGTGGCTTCATCTTGGGTCCTCTATTCCTTGAACTAGGAATTCCTCCTCAG GTAGCAAGTGCAACATCAACGTTTGCTATGGTATTTTCCTCCTCAATGTCAGTTGTACAATATTATCTTCTCAACCGTTTTCCAGTCCCATATG CTGCTTATTTCGTTCTAGTAGCAACAGTAGCTGCCTTTACTGGCCAGCATGTAGTCAGAAAGATAATTGCAGTCCTCGGAAGAGCATCGAtaatcattttcatattaGCTTTGACAATCTTTATCAGCGCAATAAGTTTAG GTGGAGTTGGCATTGCTGATATGGTTGAAAAGCTGGAGAATGAAGAGTATATGGGATTTGAGAATCTTTGCAAGCTGTCCTga
- the LOC18610948 gene encoding ATP-dependent DNA helicase DDM1, with protein MGAEKGKENDASAESPTSVLEDEEKCEEEIIKLEEETILDAKNGDSSLLSGSMVKEEEKLMEVRLKEETKQEEPAEAVHLNDTQFTRLDELLTQTQMYSEFLLEKMEDITFIGAEPEAEAPQKKRGRGSKRRAANQYNNRKAKRAVAAMLTRSKEAEKTEDVNLTEEEKIEKEQRELVPLLTGGKLKSYQLKGVKWLISLWQNGLNGILADQMGLGKTIQTIAFLAHLKGNGMDGPYLIIAPLSTLSNWMNEIARFAPTMNAIIYHGNRKERDEIRQKHLPKVIGPKFPIVVTSYEMAMSDAKKCLRHYEWKYVVVDEGHRLKNFNCKLVKELKHLHVGNKLLLTGTPLQNNLAELWSLLNFILPDIFQSHEEFESWFDFSGKINGEVSKEEMEEKRRNQVVAKLHAILRPFLLRRMKSDVEQMLPRKKEIILYASLTEHQKNFQDHLLNQTLETYLREKVDSGRGVKGKLNNLMIQLRKNCNHPDLLESAFDGSYLYPPVEQIVEQCGKFCLLDRLLARLFERRHKVLIFSQWTKILDIMDYYFSEKGFKVCRIDGSVKLDERRRQIQEFNDENSNCRIFILSTRAGGLGINLTAADTCILYDSDWNPQMDLQAMDRCHRIGQTKPVHVYRLATAHSVECRILKRAYSKLKLEHVVIGKGQFHQERKPDNNLWEEEDLLALLRDEETAEDKMIQTDISDEDLERLLDRSDLVTESDNGEKAKAATADAVPLKGPGWEVVLPTGSGGMLSTLNS; from the exons ATGGGGGcggagaaaggaaaggaaaatgacGCTTCAGCTGAATCGCCGACTTCAGTTCTTGAAGACGAG GAGAAGTGCGAAGAAGAAATCATCAAGTTGGAGGAGGAAACAATTCTGGACGCCAAAAATGGGGATTCTTCTCTTTTATCAGGGTCTATGGTCAAGGAGGAAGAAAAGTTAATGGAAGTTCGGTTGAAAGAGGAGACAAAACAAGAGGAGCCTGCAGAGGCAGTGCACTTGAATGACACTCAGTTTACTAGATTGGATGAGCTTTTGACCCAAACGCAGATGTACTCAGAGTTTTTGCTTGAAAAGATGGAGGACATTACATTT ATTGGCGCCGAGCCAGAAGCTGAAGCTCCTCAGAAAAAGAGAGGTCGAGGTTCAAAAAGAAGAGCTGCTAACCAGTACAACAAT AGGAAGGCCAAGAGGGCAGTTGCAGCAATGCTTACAAGATCTAAAGAGGCTGAGAAAACCGAAGATGTAAACCTGActgaggaagaaaaaattgagaaagagCAGAGAGAACTTGTACCATTGTTGACTGGTGGAAAATTGAAGTCCTATCAGCTAAAAGGAGTGAAGTGGTTGATCTCCTTATGGCAAAATGGGCTGAACGGAATCCTTGCTGATCAGATGGGTCTTGGAAAGACAATTCAAACAATTGCTTTTCTTGCACATTTGAAAGGAAATGGGATGGATGGGCCCTATTTGATTATTGCTCCTCTCTCTACTCTTTCTAATTGGATGAATGAGATTGCAAG GTTTGCACCTACGATGAATGCAATTATTTATCATGGAAACAGGAAAGAAAGGGATGAGATTCGTCAGAAGCACTTGCCTAAAGTAATTGGCCCCAAGTTTCCAATAGTTGTTACTTcttatgagatggcaatgagTGATGCAAAGAAATGTTTGAGGCATTATGAGTGGAAATATGTTGTGGTTGATGAG GGGCACAGATTGAAAAACTTTAACTGCAAACTAGTGAAGGAATTGAAACACTTGCATGTTGGCAATAAGCTCCTCTTAACTGGAACACCTCTGCAGAACAATTTGGCAGAGCTATGGTCATTGTTGAATTTCATTTTGCCTGATATTTTTCAGTCTCATGAAGAATTTGAGTCATG GTTTGATTTTTCGGGAAAAATCAATGGTGAGGTGTCAAAGGAAGAAATGGAAGAGAAGAGAAGGAATCAA GTGGTAGCTAAACTCCATGCTATATTGCGCCCCTTTCTTCTTCGAAGAATGAAGTCTGATGTTGAGCAGATGCTCCCTCGTAAAAAAGAGATCATATTATATGCTTCCTTGACTGAGCATCAGAAGAATTTCCAGGATCATTTGCTTAATCAAACTTTAGAAACCTATCTAAGAGAGAAAGTTGACTCAG GACGTGGTGTAAAAGGGAAGCTTAACAATTTGATGATTCAGCTTCGGAAGAATTGCAACCATCCAGATCTCCTAGAGTCTGCCTTTGATGGATCAT ATTTATATCCACCAGTAGAGCAGATAGTTGAACAGTGTGGAAAATTCTGCTTGCTTGACAGGTTGTTGGCTCGGTTATTTGAACGCAGACACAAA GTTCTCATCTTCAGTCAGTGGACTAAGATTCTGGATATAATGGATTATTATTTTAGTGAAAAGGGATTTAAAGTTTGTAGGATAGATGGTAGTGTGAAGTTAGATGAAAGGAGAAGACAG ATCCAGGAGTTCAATGATGAGAACAGCAATTGTAGGATATTTATTCTCAGCACAAGGGCTGGTGGCTTGGGTATCAACCTGACTGCAGCTGATACCTGTATACTCTATGATAGTGACTGG AATCCACAAATGGATTTGCAAGCCATGGATAGATGTCATCGGATTGGACAAACCAAACCTGTTCATGTTTACAGACTTGCAACTGCACATTCTGTTGAG TGTCGCATTTTGAAAAGAGCTTATAGCAAGTTGAAGCTTGAGCATGTGGTGATTGGAAAAGGGCAGTTTCATCAAGAACGAAAACCAGACAACAACCTATGGGAG GAAGAGGATCTACTGGCACTACTCCGAGATGAAGAAACTGCAGAAGACAAGATGATACAGACAGATATCAGTGATGAGGATCTGGAGAGACTTCTGGATCGCAGTGACCTTGTTACTGAATCCGATAATGGAGAGAAGGCTAAGGCCGCCACTGCTGATGCAGTTCCCCTCAAAGGTCCAGGTTGGGAGGTTGTGCTGCCAACTGGCTCCGGCGGCATGCTTTCAACTCTCAACAGTTGA